A genomic region of Salinibacter pepae contains the following coding sequences:
- a CDS encoding sodium:solute symporter produces MSPDFPLAPLDLAIIVGYFVVVGIIGYVVAQRIESGEDLFLAGRTLAWGTIGFSLFASNISSTTLIGLAGDAYRTGIAVSNYEWMAGIVLVFIAVFFVPFFIRSGLTTIPEYLEKRFDVRSRKYFSGLTVFTSVIIDTAGGIYAGTLVIKTFFPDLLPGLGPEMDFYVTCFLLALIAGVYTAAGGLAAVVYTDILQAVILLVGSVFIAGITFAEFDFSWAQATAQLPDGHLSLMRPMGSEGLPWLGTLVGVPILGFYYWGLNQYIVQRILGARDLDNARWGAMLGGLLKLLPLFIMVLPGAFALQLYPNLGNPDQVFPTLVTDLLPVGIVGLVMAGLIAAIMSTIDSTLNSASTLITIDFVKPRWPDLTPQQVGTVGRVTTIILMLFAAVWAPQIREFPGLWSYIQSVLSYLVPPVVAVFLLGIFWPRTNGSGAFATLLGGHALSIGVFLCAQDGLLFADAPIDLHFTIIAGILTALCLGMLVAFSLTLGSPPAEEEIDDLTWANRVLETGPAVAWYKNYRAHAATVLALTAVMLVVFW; encoded by the coding sequence ATGTCTCCGGACTTTCCCCTCGCCCCCCTCGACCTGGCCATCATTGTCGGGTACTTCGTCGTCGTCGGGATCATCGGGTACGTCGTGGCCCAGCGCATCGAGAGTGGGGAGGACCTCTTTCTTGCCGGGCGCACGCTCGCGTGGGGCACCATCGGGTTTTCGCTCTTCGCGTCGAACATTTCGAGCACCACCCTGATCGGGCTCGCCGGCGACGCCTACCGCACCGGCATCGCGGTGTCGAACTACGAGTGGATGGCCGGGATTGTGCTCGTGTTCATCGCCGTCTTCTTCGTCCCCTTCTTTATCCGGTCGGGCCTCACGACCATTCCGGAGTACCTGGAAAAGCGCTTCGATGTGCGCTCCCGAAAGTACTTTTCGGGGCTCACGGTCTTCACGAGCGTCATCATCGACACGGCGGGCGGGATCTACGCGGGCACGCTGGTCATCAAAACGTTCTTCCCCGACCTCCTGCCGGGCCTGGGGCCGGAGATGGACTTCTACGTGACGTGCTTCCTCCTCGCGCTCATTGCCGGCGTGTACACCGCCGCCGGCGGGCTCGCGGCTGTCGTCTATACCGACATCCTGCAGGCCGTCATCCTGCTGGTGGGGTCTGTCTTTATCGCCGGCATCACGTTTGCCGAGTTCGACTTCTCCTGGGCGCAGGCGACGGCGCAGTTGCCGGACGGGCACCTGTCGCTCATGCGGCCGATGGGGAGCGAGGGGCTGCCCTGGCTCGGCACGCTCGTGGGCGTGCCCATCCTCGGCTTCTACTACTGGGGCCTCAACCAGTACATCGTGCAGCGCATCCTGGGGGCGCGTGACCTGGACAACGCCCGATGGGGGGCCATGCTCGGCGGCCTCCTGAAGTTGCTCCCCCTCTTCATCATGGTGCTGCCCGGGGCCTTCGCCCTGCAGCTGTACCCGAACCTTGGCAACCCCGATCAGGTCTTTCCCACGCTCGTGACGGACCTGCTGCCGGTGGGCATCGTGGGGCTCGTCATGGCCGGCCTCATCGCCGCCATCATGTCCACCATCGACTCGACGCTCAACTCGGCCTCCACGCTCATCACCATCGATTTCGTCAAGCCCCGGTGGCCGGACCTTACGCCTCAACAGGTCGGCACGGTTGGCCGCGTTACGACGATCATCCTGATGCTCTTCGCGGCGGTGTGGGCCCCGCAGATTCGCGAGTTTCCGGGCCTGTGGAGCTACATTCAGTCCGTCCTCTCGTACCTGGTGCCACCGGTGGTGGCTGTCTTTCTGCTCGGGATCTTTTGGCCGCGCACGAACGGAAGCGGGGCCTTCGCGACGCTGCTGGGGGGGCATGCCCTTTCGATTGGCGTCTTCCTGTGCGCCCAGGACGGCCTCCTGTTTGCCGACGCGCCGATCGACCTCCACTTTACGATCATCGCCGGCATCCTCACGGCGCTCTGCCTCGGAATGCTCGTCGCCTTCTCGCTGACACTGGGGTCCCCCCCGGCCGAGGAGGAGATCGACGACCTGACCTGGGCGAATCGGGTGCTGGAGACCGGCCCCGCAGTGGCCTGGTACAAGAACTACCGGGCCCACGCGGCCACGGTGCTCGCCCTCACGGCGGTGATGCTGGTCGTTTTCTGGTAA
- a CDS encoding LacI family DNA-binding transcriptional regulator, whose product MSTTIYDIAERADVSTATVSRVFNDESGVSEDTRQHVLDAAAALNYRPHASAQNLARQHTNQIAVVAPVVANYFYMHVMRGIQHALADRDMDLMVHAPANPQDRIHEQPDPESLNTYMARALQPGRNDGILLLSMPLTEEWANRLAETSRAVVLVDGEHPRFESFAVDSREGGYKATQHLIDRGYERIGHITVEYDPPPARYRREGYEQALRDDNRAVRDTLIAASDERPFAFSEKGGYRAMKALLGREPQPDAVFAASDMQAMGAMQAVHENGLRVPEDLAIVGFDDLELSRCAGLTTLRQPARTMGARATRTLLRRIEADGAPPVSSTVFSPELVVRRTCGGRPESEAASPGFVLRDQ is encoded by the coding sequence GTGTCGACGACCATTTACGACATAGCGGAACGGGCAGACGTGTCGACGGCGACAGTGTCCCGGGTCTTCAACGACGAATCCGGAGTGAGTGAAGACACGCGGCAACACGTGCTCGACGCGGCGGCGGCCCTGAACTACCGTCCCCATGCCTCGGCCCAGAACCTAGCGCGGCAGCACACGAACCAGATTGCCGTCGTGGCGCCGGTCGTGGCAAATTACTTCTACATGCACGTGATGCGGGGCATTCAACACGCCCTTGCGGACCGGGACATGGATCTCATGGTGCACGCCCCGGCGAACCCGCAGGACCGCATTCACGAGCAGCCCGATCCGGAGTCCCTCAATACCTACATGGCCCGGGCGCTCCAGCCGGGGCGAAACGACGGCATTCTTCTGCTCTCGATGCCGTTGACGGAGGAGTGGGCCAACCGACTGGCGGAGACCAGCCGGGCGGTCGTCCTGGTGGACGGCGAGCACCCCCGATTTGAGTCGTTCGCGGTGGACAGTCGGGAGGGGGGGTACAAGGCGACGCAGCACCTGATCGATAGGGGGTACGAGCGCATTGGGCACATTACCGTCGAGTACGACCCGCCCCCGGCCCGCTACCGTCGAGAAGGCTACGAGCAGGCGCTCCGGGACGACAACCGGGCGGTGCGGGACACACTGATCGCGGCGAGCGACGAGCGGCCGTTTGCGTTCTCCGAAAAAGGCGGGTACCGAGCCATGAAGGCCCTTCTTGGACGGGAGCCCCAACCGGACGCAGTGTTCGCGGCGTCGGACATGCAGGCGATGGGGGCCATGCAGGCGGTCCACGAGAACGGCCTCCGTGTGCCGGAGGATCTTGCGATCGTCGGGTTCGACGATCTCGAACTGAGCCGGTGTGCCGGCCTCACGACGCTTCGCCAACCGGCCCGTACCATGGGCGCCCGGGCAACCCGAACCCTGCTTCGACGCATCGAGGCGGACGGCGCCCCCCCGGTGTCGAGCACCGTATTCTCCCCGGAGCTCGTCGTCCGTCGGACGTGCGGGGGGCGGCCCGAGTCCGAAGCCGCGTCGCCCGGGTTCGTGCTGAGAGACCAGTGA